The Salinispora tropica CNB-440 genome has a window encoding:
- a CDS encoding ABC transporter permease, with product MATTTMTGSSTRTTPRRRITKPLAVVGVLVFWLVAWTLLRGQDMLELPRATLTDLHHWLNDVNDSVGASRNSSPIFLYFFNEIRAVMDALVTFVQGLIAQPAYGRPVPVLGWLGVVALVSYVSWAFANWRVGLLAAGGFTLFGLQGLWQESMDTLALTLVAVFVSLLFGIPLGILAGVSDRFHRMITPVLDLMQTMPTFVYLAPLTLVFLIGPASATIATLIYAMPPAIRITAHGIRSVPAPPVEATDSFGATRRQRLTKALLPLSKRTIVLGVNQTIMAALAMVTVAALIDAPGLGKTVIKALQTTDVGTAFNAGVAIVVMAIVLDRVTTAASIRAEQGGGESSPRIRRLLLAGFGLVAAVCSYLSYTYLWASEFPDGGQLGEYLSQGATAVTTWAQNNLSDVTAAVKDGVTIALLNPLEALLAESPWWLMGAVIVVLAALIGNLRTAAVAAVCVGLLVGSGLWNASMITLAMTLVATLLVVTLGVVVGVWMGRSSRADRIIRPVLDAGQTMPAFVYLIPVVALFSVSRFSAIVAGVVYAAPVAIKIVADGVRAIPESTVEAATAAGSNSWQTITKVQLPMARQSLMLATNQGLIYVLSMVVIGGLVGAGALGYEVVAGFSQGQLYGKGLAAGVAIVVLGIMLDRIARAAAQRSDRAFAATQT from the coding sequence ATGGCCACGACGACCATGACCGGCTCGTCGACGCGGACCACCCCACGTCGACGAATCACCAAGCCGCTGGCGGTGGTGGGTGTCCTCGTCTTCTGGCTTGTCGCCTGGACCCTGCTGCGCGGCCAGGACATGTTGGAACTGCCCCGGGCCACGCTGACCGATCTGCATCACTGGCTTAACGACGTCAACGACTCGGTCGGGGCCAGCCGGAACAGCAGCCCGATCTTCCTGTACTTCTTCAACGAGATCCGCGCGGTGATGGACGCGCTGGTGACCTTCGTCCAGGGGCTCATCGCGCAACCGGCGTACGGACGGCCGGTGCCGGTGCTCGGGTGGCTGGGTGTGGTCGCGCTGGTCTCCTACGTCTCCTGGGCGTTCGCCAACTGGCGGGTGGGGCTGCTCGCCGCGGGCGGGTTCACTCTCTTCGGCCTGCAGGGGCTGTGGCAGGAGAGCATGGACACGCTGGCGCTGACGTTGGTGGCGGTCTTCGTGTCGCTGTTGTTCGGCATTCCGCTGGGCATTCTGGCCGGGGTGTCGGACCGGTTCCACCGGATGATCACCCCGGTGTTGGACCTCATGCAGACGATGCCCACCTTCGTCTACCTCGCGCCGCTGACCCTGGTCTTCCTGATCGGCCCAGCCTCCGCGACGATCGCGACCCTGATCTACGCCATGCCGCCGGCGATCCGGATCACCGCGCACGGAATCCGTTCCGTGCCGGCACCGCCGGTGGAGGCCACCGACTCGTTCGGGGCGACCCGGCGGCAGCGGCTGACCAAGGCGCTCCTGCCGCTGTCGAAGCGGACGATCGTGCTCGGCGTCAACCAGACGATCATGGCGGCGTTGGCGATGGTGACCGTCGCGGCCCTGATCGACGCTCCCGGCCTCGGCAAGACAGTGATCAAGGCTCTGCAGACCACCGATGTCGGTACCGCGTTCAACGCGGGTGTCGCGATCGTGGTGATGGCTATTGTCCTGGACCGGGTCACCACGGCGGCCAGCATCCGCGCCGAGCAGGGTGGCGGCGAGTCCAGTCCGCGGATCCGCCGGCTGCTCCTGGCCGGGTTCGGGCTGGTCGCAGCGGTCTGCTCGTACCTGTCCTACACCTACCTGTGGGCCTCCGAGTTCCCGGATGGCGGCCAACTCGGCGAGTACCTGTCGCAGGGGGCGACCGCGGTGACGACGTGGGCACAGAACAACCTCTCGGACGTTACCGCGGCGGTGAAGGACGGCGTGACCATCGCGTTGCTCAACCCGTTGGAGGCGCTGCTGGCGGAGTCGCCGTGGTGGTTGATGGGTGCGGTGATCGTGGTGCTCGCCGCGCTGATCGGCAACCTGCGCACCGCTGCCGTCGCCGCGGTCTGTGTGGGGCTGCTGGTCGGCAGCGGGCTCTGGAACGCCAGCATGATCACTCTTGCCATGACGCTCGTGGCCACGCTGTTGGTCGTGACGCTGGGAGTGGTTGTCGGTGTGTGGATGGGCAGGAGTAGCCGGGCCGACCGGATCATCCGGCCGGTCCTGGACGCCGGGCAGACCATGCCGGCCTTTGTCTACCTGATCCCGGTCGTAGCGCTCTTCTCGGTGAGCCGCTTCAGCGCGATCGTCGCCGGTGTCGTCTACGCCGCGCCGGTTGCTATCAAGATCGTCGCAGATGGGGTACGTGCCATTCCGGAGTCGACGGTGGAGGCGGCTACCGCCGCGGGCTCCAACAGCTGGCAGACCATCACGAAGGTCCAGCTGCCGATGGCGCGGCAGTCGCTGATGCTCGCCACCAACCAGGGGCTTATCTACGTGCTGTCGATGGTGGTCATCGGCGGCCTGGTCGGGGCCGGTGCGCTCGGCTACGAGGTCGTCGCCGGCTTCTCGCAGGGGCAGCTCTACGGCAAGGGCCTGGCGGCTGGAGTCGCCATCGTCGTACTCGGGATCATGCTCGACCGGATCGCGCGGGCCGCCGCGCAACGGTCGGACCGCGCTTTCGCCGCCACCCAGACGTGA